The DNA window ATTGCCGAAGCCATGGAAAAAGTCGGCAAGGAAGGCGTGATCACCGTCGAAGAAGGCTCGGGCCTGGAGAACGAACTCTCCGTCGTCGAAGGCATGCAGTTCGACCGTGGCTACCTGTCGCCGTACTTCATCAACAAGCCCGACACCATGGTTGCCGAGCTGGAAGGCCCGCTGCTGTTGCTGGTCGACAAGAAGATCTCCAACATCCGCGAGCTGCTGCCGGTTCTGGAAGCCGTTGCCAAGTCCGGCCGTCCGCTGCTGATCGTTGCCGAGGACGTCGAAGGCGAAGCGCTGGCCACCCTGGTGGTCAACAACATGCGCGGCATCGTCAAGGTTGCAGCGGTCAAGGCACCTGGCTTCGGCGACCGCCGCAAAGCCATGCTGCAGGACATCGCCATCCTGACTGGCGGTACCGTGATCTCCGAAGAAGTCGGCCTGAGCCTGGAAACCACTACCCTGGAGCACCTGGGTAATGCCAAGCGCGTCGTGCTGAACAAGGAAAACACCACCATCATCGACGGTGCTGGTCAGCAAGCCGACATCGAAGCCCGCGTTGCTCAGATCCGCAAGCAGGTCGAAGAGACCACTTCCGACTACGACAAGGAAAAACTGCAAGAGCGCCTGGCCAAGCTGGCTGGCGGTGTTGCCGTGATCAAGGTTGGCGCTGCCACCGAAGTCGAGATGAAAGAGAAGAAAGCCCGCGTCGAAGACGCCCTGCACGCAACCCGTGCTGCGGTCGAGGAAGGCGTGGTGCCTGGCGGTGGTGTTGCGCTGGTGCGTGCACTGGACGCCATCAAGGATCTGAAAGGCATCAACGAAGAGCAGAACGCCGGTATCAACATCCTGCGTCGTGCGGTCGAAGCGCCTCTGCGCCAGATCGTCAGCAACGCTGGTGACGAAGCGTCCGTGGTACTGGACAAGGTCAAGGCCGGTTCGGGCAACTACGGCTACAACGCCGCCACTGGCGAATACGGCGACCTGATCGAGTTCGGCATCATCGACCCGGCCAAGGTAACCCGTAGCGCGCTGCAGGCTGCTGCCTCCATCGCCGGTCTGCTGATCACCACCGAGGCCATCGTTGCCGAGCTGCCGGAAGACAAGGCTGCTGCTCCTGCGATGCCTGACATGGGTGGCATGGGCGGTATGGGCGGCTTCTGATCCCGTACGCTGCATGAAAAAACCCGCGCTTGTCGCGGGTTTTTTCGTTATGGGGTGAGCGAGCCGGCCTGGCAAGCAGGCAATTGATCGTCCATTCGTCGAATAAAACCGCGCACGTCATATTTCAGGTCTAGTCTCTGGACTCCCTTGGCAATTCCAATCAATGGGTTGCGGCATGAATCTGAACCTGATCCGAGCTTTTTCCACATGGAGCCTGCTGGCGCTGGCGGCGCTGCTGCTCTATGTCTGCGTTCATTCCTGGAATGAGCCTCTGCCTCAGGTGCTGTCGCTGAGTGCCATTCAACTGGACCACTGTCCGCTACCGGCAGGCGGACGCATCGGACATCGCTCGGCGAGTGCCGATGACGATGGCCTGTTGTTGTTGATGTTTGGTCTTTCCCAGGGGCGGGCGGGCTTCTGAAACCTGCTCACGATCCTGCTCGTAAAGACCGTGCATGGCTACTGAATCGCTTGGTGTGAGGTGGGGGGCAGAAAGCGGTAACGCCACCTTCCGGTGGCGTTACCGTCGAGGTCAGCTGAGGGAGTCGCCGACGCGCAGGATCTTCATGGTGTTGGTGCCGCCCGTGCCGTGATAGCTGTCGCCCTTGGTCAGGATGACCCAGTCTCCTGGCTCCACCACGCCACGCTTGAGCAGCTCGTCCACCGCTGTCTGGCTGACTTTGTCGGCGGGCAGGGCTGCCGCTTCGAACGGGACGGTCTGTACGCCACGGAACAGGGCCACGCGCGCCTGGCTTTCACGGTAGGGGGTGAAGGCGAAGATCGGCACCGAGGAGCGGATGCGCGACAGGATCAGCGGGGTATAGCCACTCTCGGTCAGGCTGATGATGGCCTTGACGCCGGGAAAGTGGTTGGCCGTGTACATCGCCGCGAGGGCGGTGCTTTCGTCGCAACGGCTGAAGCTCTGGCCGAGGCGGTGACTGGAGCGGGTGCTGGTCGGGTGTTTTTCCGCGCCGACGCAGACCCGTGCCATGGCGGCGATGGCTTCCACCGGGTAGTCGCCAGCGGCGCTTTCCGCCGAGAGCATCACCGCATCGGTGTAGTCGAGCACGGCGTTGGCCACGTCGGACACTTCGGCACGGGTGGGCATCGGGCTGTGGATCATCGACTCCATCATCTGCGTGGCGGTGATCACTACTTTGTTGTGGCGGCGCGAGTGCAGGATGATCTTCTTCTGGATGCCGACCAGCTCGGCATCGCCGATTTCCACGCCGAGGTCGCCACGCGCGACCATCACGCCATCGCTGGCGCGGATCAGTGCATCGAGGGATTCGTCGTCGGCCACGGCTTCGGCGCGTTCGATCTTGGCGATCAGCCAGGCGCTGGAGCCGGCTTCGTCGCGCAGGCGGCGCGCCAGTTCCATGTCGGCGGCATCGCGCGGGAAGGAGACGGCCAGGTAGTCCAGTTCGAGGGCGGCGGCGAGCTTGATGTCGGCCTTGTCCTTGGCGGTCAGGGCAGGGGCGGTCAGGCCGCCACCACGGCGGTTGATGCCCTTGTTGTCGGACAGCGGGCCACCGATCAGGACCATGCAGTGCAGTTCGTCGGCGCTGGTGCTGTCGACGCGCATGACCACGCGGCCATCGTCCAGCAGCAACTCGTCACCGACCTGGCAGTCCTTGACCAGGTCCGGGTAGTCGATGCCGACCACTTCCTGGGTTCCGGCATCGCGCGGGTGGGTGACCGAGAAGCGGAAGGTGTCGCCTTCCTTCAGCTCGATGCGCTTGTCCTTGAACTTGGCGATGCGGATCTTCGGGCCTTGCAGGTCGCCGAGCAGGGCGACGAAGCGGCCATGGCGAGCGGCGATTTCACGTACCAGGGTAGCGCGTGCGCGGTGCTCATCGGGGGTGCCATGGGAGAAGTTCAGGCGGGCCACGTCCAGCCCGGCGAGGATCATTTTTTCCAGCACTTCCGGCGAGCTGCTGGATGGACCGAGGGTTGCGACGATTTTGGTGCGACGCGAGATCATGCAATGGCTCCTTTGGTTCTGATTGCCCGAGGCTACTATGCTGCCGCGCTGTAGTCATCGTTGTATGTCACTACTCTTTTCTTTCGTGGCTTGCGTCGAAACGTCGGCAGACCCTAATAGAGCCACCCGGTATGAAGGTTTCGTGACGCGAAGGTTTTTCGTGCAGCGATCAGGCCGTTTTGCCGCTGCAGTTTTATCGGCACTGGCCGATAATCCGGCATCGAAGGAGATCCCCCATGCGTCTATTGATCATTCTGTGTGCAGCATTGCTGGTGGCCGGCTGCGGGCGTTCGGCTCTGGACCGCTCCCTGGACAGCGCTTACGTCTTCTATGAGCAGGGCGACTGCGGGCAAGCGACGCTGGAGTTGTCCCGGGCCGAGCGCCTGAGTCGTTCGCGAGGCTACCTGCAACCGGAGATTTCCCTGCTGCGCGGTCAGTGCCTGGAGCGCCAGGGCCTGTTCGTCGATGCGGTGGAGACTTACCAGTTCATCGTCACGCGCTATACCGCCAGCGAATATGCCTACCGTGCGCGCGCCCGCCTGGAAACCCTGCATCAACTGGGGCATCACACCGGCGGCAAGTGAGGCTCAGGTAACCGGCAAGGTGACGCGAGCCTCCAGACCGCCCCGTTCGCGGTTGGTGAGTGTCAGTGTGCCGCCGTGTTCGAGGGCCATTGCCCGTGCGGCGGACAGCCCCAGGCCAACGCCACCGGTGTGCTTGTTGCGCGAGCCTTCGAGGCGGAAGAAGGGCTTGAACACGGCCTCATGCAGTTCGGGAGCGATACCCGGCCCACGGTCGAGTACACGAATTTCCAGCCTCTTGGCCTGGGTTTTCAACTGGATGCCTGGCTCGCTACCGTATTTGATCGCGTTGTCCAGCAGGTTGACCAGCATGCGTTTGATACCGATGGGGCGGCCCCGGTAAACGAGATGCTCGGGGCCTGACAGGCGCACCTCTGTGCCCGTATCCCGGTAATCGTCGACGATGGTCTGCAGCAGTGCGGCAAGGTCGAAGGCAGTGACCGGTTCCAGCCTGGCCTCGTCGCGAAAGAAATCCAGCGCGCTGTTGACCATCGCCTGCATCTCGTCGACGTCGCGGAACAGCTTGGCCTGCTGCTCGGCATCCTCGATGAACTCGCCCCGCAAACGCATGCGGGTCAGCGGTGTGCGCAAGTCGTGGGAGATGGCCGCGAGCATTTGCGTACGGTCATTGATGAAGTGTTGCAACTGGGCCTGCATGGCATTGAACGCGACGATGGTCTGGCGGATTTCTCGTGGGCCGGTCACCTCGATCGGCGGTGCCTTGAAGTCCGTGCCAAAGCGGCGCACGCCTTGTGCGAGGCGCTCCAGCGGGCTTGCCAGATGCCGAGTGGCGACCAGGGCGACGATGAGTGTCGACAGCATGACCAGTGCGATAACAACCAGGTTTCGCGGCAACTCGTCCAGCCCCCAATAGCGTGTGGGGGCTGAGAACATGACCCAGGAGCCATCCTGCAACTCGATCAGCAAGGCATAGCGTTTGCCGGGCTGTTGTGCCGGCCAGTCGCTCGGCTGGTAGGCCTCGATCCGCGCGCCAGCGTTGGGCAGGCGCTGGCGCAGGCGTTCGGAGCCGACCTTGAAGTCCGCGTCTTCCAGCTGGGGTACGCCGGCGTCTGCATGGTGGCGCAGCCATTCGGCCGTGTAGGTCTGGTCACTGGCGGCCCTGGCAATCTGCGCACGTTGCGCCGGACTGGCCGCGTCGATGATGCGGGTGACGCTGGCCACCTGTTCCATCAAGCCGATTTCCGTCAACGATGGTTGGGCCCAGACCCCGGCCAACTGGCTGAACACGGCATTGAAGGCCAGGGCGGTCAGCATCGCCGCGAGGGTCGTCAGGGCGATCCAGCGTGCGACCGTATCGCTGGGTCGGTAGAGCCAGCCGCGTATGACGCGCATGATGCGTATCACCGTTTCACCAGCACCTGGGGCGTGAACAGGTATCCGCTGTTGCGCACGGTGCGGATCATCGGTTGGGCGCCGGGATCGCGCTCCAGCTTGCGCCGCAGGCGGCTGACCTGGACATCGATACTGCGATCGAAGGCGTCGTGGGCTTCGCCCCGGGTCATGTCCAGCAACTGCTGGCGTGTCAGTACGCGCCGTGGGTGTTCGGCCAGCACCAGAAGCAATTCGAACTCGCCGGCCGAGAGCGGAATCATGACCTTGTCCGGCGAGCGCAACTCGCGGCGCGTGACATCCAGTTGCCAATCGGCGAACTCCAGCGTCGGGCGAGGCTTGTCGCTGCGCACGTCCTTCACTTCTCCCGTGCGCCGCAACACGGCACGGACCCTGGCCAGCAGTTCGCGGGCATCGAAGGGTTTCGTCAGGTAGTCATCGGCGCCGAGTTCGAGGCCCACGATGCGGTCGCTGAGTTCGCCCATCGCGGTGAGCATGATCACTGCGATGGAATGTTCGCTGCGCAGGCGCTGGCAGAGCACCAGGCCGCTTTCTCCCGGCAGCATGACATCGAGGATGACGAGGTCCGGCAACTGCTTCTGCATGGCTTGCCACACGCCGTGGCCATCCGTTGCCACGGCCACGTGGTAGCCGTGTCGTTCGAGGAATTTCTTCAGCAGGTCGAGAACCTCGAGGTCATCGTCCACAAGCAACAGATGGGTCACCAGAAAGCACGCCGTGTGGCCAGTTCAGGAGCGGTTATCTAAAACCATTGCACGACGCCCGTCATATATTTCAATCCGGCAATAAAGCCGCGTCCTGGAAACAATCGGGAAATCCTGCGGAAAAACACCCTGGGCAGCATCGCCTGGAGTTCCTTCCCGAGAGCGTTGCCGATGTCGACCATGCCATCTTCTTCCCCTGTGTTACGCACACTGGCCATTGCTGCCTTCGCCGTATTCGCCAGCGGCTGCGCAACGCAGCCTCCGTCAGTGGCTACTGACGCATGCCCTGTGCGGCCTGTCACCGAGCATGACCCGGCCGAGTCGCTGAACCGTGGTGTCTTTGCCTTCAATCGAACGCTGGACCGTTACCTGCTGGCGCCCGTGGCCAGGGGATACCGCCATCTGCCGCTGTTCGTGCAGCACGGTGTGCACAACTTCGTGGCCAATTTCGGCGAGCCGAAGGTGTTTATCAACGACCTGTTGCAGGGCAATGCACAGCGCTCGGCGAGAACCGTTGGCCGCTTTGCGCTCAACACCACCGTGGGCATCGTTGGCCTGGTCGATGTTTCCGGGCGCATGGGCATCGAGCGGCACCAGGCCGACTTTGGCCAGACCTTCGGTGTCTGGAATATCGCCGATGGCCCCGTCGTCGAACTGCCCCTGTTGGGGACCGGCAACCTACGGGATGCGAGCGGGCGGGTGCTGGGGCTTGCGATCTCGCCCTTCGGCGACAACAGCGACACGCTTGATGCCCTGGCAACGTTCAACACCGTGGGCGGCGTCATCGACGGCCGAGCCGAGGCGTTGCCGCTAACCCGCGAGCTGGAGCAGGCACCCGACTATTACGCCGCGTTGCGCGACACGGTGGCGGAGCAACGTGCGGATTTCGTCCGGGAAGGAAAGGCCGGGGTGCCCGTGGATTGCAGCGATGCGGCTGCGCTTGACGATTGATGCCGTGCAGGAAATGCAGCGTGCCGCCGCTGGCCTGTGGGCCATGGCGGCACGCTGCGGACTCTGCGGTCTAGAAGGCGTATTGCACGCCGAACATCAGCGAGTGGGCGCGGTACTCGGTGCGTACGTCGCCTTCCGGCAGGCCGGGGATGTTGCCGAAGTGGGCCTGGCGCGTGCGCAGGTAACGGTAGTCCATGGACAGCGCCCAGTTGTCGCTCACCGGCATGGCGGCACCGGCGCCCAGTTGCCAGGTCTGGACATCGTCGCGGTGGGTGGCGCCAAAGCCTACGCCACCGGCCGAGAGGTTCTTGAGCGTCAGCCGGGTGTAGCCCAGCCCGCCACCGATGTACGGACGAATCATGTTCAGCGCCGCAGGCATCGGCAGGTCGTACCAGAGGTTGGCCATCAGGCTGCTGCCGGCTTCGGTGCCTTTGCCGTCGATCTTGCCGCCGCCTTCGTAGACGCGGTTCTCGAACCGGTCCAGCGAGTTCTTGCGATAGCTCAGTTCCAGTTCGGGGCGAAGGCCGCTCGTCGAACGCCAGCCAAGCGCCAGGCCAACGGCATAGCCGGATTCCAGCGGCTGCTCGAAATTCATTTCGACGAAATCCAGGCCGTTCTGCCTCAGGTCCTGGGCCGTGACCCAGTTGGCGCCGCCCAGCACGCTGGCATACAGGCCGCTTTCTCCGGCCAGGGCCATGGGTGCCATAAGGCAACTGAGTCCTATGGCGGTGGCGCACAACAGGTGGTTTTTCTTCATTGGATGCATGGGGTCCTACCGGTTACAGGTGAATGGGCGTGGCGGATGTCTGTGGCTGTGGGGCGGCGGCTCTTCGTTCGGCCAGTGCGCGCAGGTTGTCCAGTGCCTGGCCCATGGCGGTGCCCAGTACCCTGCGCAGAAGGCCTCGGTAGAGGAAGCTCAGGGGGCCCGAGAGGCTGGCGCCGTGGATGACCAGGGTTTCGCGGTCGCTGATCGGGCGCAGGTCGTGGGTGAAGACCAGGTCGATCCAGAGCAGCCTGGCGCTGTTGCGGTAGCTTTCCATAGGCACCACCTGTTCCAGCACGAGGGGCATGTTCAGGCCGTTCGTGAGGGTGCAGCGGCCACGGCTGCCCGCCTGGAACGGGCCGTCGAGCACGCATTCGCGCACGTCGCGGTCCCATTGCGGCGAGCCGGGGAAGTCGCTCCAGATCTTCCAGATTTCGGCGGCGGGCGCCTGGACGCGGGTTTCCACTGTCACATCGGTCATGGGGTCGTCTCGGAGAAGTCGTGAATGGGCGCTCATGCGGACTGCGCCAGGTCGCTGAGTATTTGCGCGGTCAGGGTGGCCTGCCCGATCGAGGTGCCTGCGGCGAACAGCTCAATGGCGATGCGGTTGGTCTTGAATACCTGGCCGGTTCGGTCGACGGCGCTTGCAGGCGACAATGTCAGCGGCAGGTCGCGGGGCACGGCGCGATTCAGGCTGAAGTTGAGGGCCAGCAGGTTCATCGGGGTCTTCAGGGGAATACCCATGGCCCCATGGGCGATCTGCATATAGGACTGTCGGGCGATTTCGAGGAAATAGACCATCGAGTGATGACGCGGATGCCCATCGGCGAACAGGTGGCCGGCCGGTAGCCGGACCGTTTCCACCGATGCCTGCGGGGTGATCGCACTGACCAGTACGTTCTCCGGGCGGGCCTTGTGCAGCCAGGCCTGGGCGGTGCAGGGGGCTGCCGTGTGAGGTGTCGCGGGCAAGCGTGGCAGGTGGTCGGTGGCGGTCGTCATCTGGCAGATGCACATCAATTGCTCATCCTGCAGGAGACGGGCTTCGAAGCTGCCGCTGGTCGTCTGTTGCAGGCGAATCTCCACCGGCGACTCCTTCATGACGTAGCGGTGGAACTTGATGTTCAGCGCCTGTACGTAGTCCTCGCCGCGGGTGAGGGCCGGCTCGGCGAACTCCAGCAGTTGCAGAGCGCCTTCGATCAGCAGGATGCCGGGCACATGGTCCAGCGGATGGTCGAAGAAATATGGATGGTTCTCATCGACGCGAAGCCGTGCGCGGGCACTGCTGGCATTGCCCTGCGGGTCGCTGATGACCACGTTCCCAGGCGACCGCTGCCAGCCTTCGCGGACCGCCAGCGGTACTCCGGCCATTTTTGGCTGACGTGCCGCACACAGCGCCTGCACGGCACGGGTGCGCAGTGCCAGGCTGGCAAGCACGGTGTTCGTCAGGCTCTCGCTGAGCGCCAGCAGGTCGACGTCGTTTGCTGGCAGCGGAAGGTTGGTGGGCGCTGGGCGGGTTGTCTGCGTTGCCTGAGCCTGGGTGACCTGCGGGGGCTGGCCAGGGTGGTCGAAGCGCAGGGTGAACGGGTGCTTCACTGCGGCGGGTTCGCCACTGTCGGCCCATTCATTGAGGCGTTCGGTGAAGAGCCAGAGCACGACCCGCTCACCATCCCGGACTTCGATCACGCCGTGCCGCGGACCTTGTAGCAGCCCTGACAGCAGGGTTTCGATCCCGCTGGCTTCGGCGAGGAAGCCGGTCAGTGCGTGCAGATCGTCGTCGGTGTGGTGAATGCCCGGTTGCAGGTTGCACACCCGTACTTCGCTATCCAGAGGGGCGCCGGCACGCTGGCGTGCTTCGTCGAGCGAGCCTGTGCCGCTGCCGAGGACTGCGGAGTGCAGCACCAGCAGGGGTTTGTCCCCGCTGTCGGGGCGATGGCGGCGCAGGGCGACGAGTCCCAGGCCTTCGCCCTGGAGCGGCTGTTGCTGAAGGCGGGCGCGTTGGAGTTCGAGGTGGCCGCTCATAAAGCGGCCGGCGCCGAGCAGCAGGGTGTCGATGCCATTGCCGAACCACTGCGGCGAGGCCAGCAGGGTGTGCCAGAACAGGCCGGCGCTGCCGGCCAGGGTCTGGTGGAAGCCCTTGAAGTCGAACACTTTCGCCGGGTAGCCGGAGAGCATGCAGGGCAGCATGGTGGCGACGTCCGCCACTTCGATGCCGGGTGCCATGCCGTCGCCGTGGCGGAAGAAATCTTCGGCATTGCTGTAGGCGTTGGTGAAGCGCTCGCCGCCCATGTTGCAGCACATGACCATCGCTGTCCCGCTGGAGCCGGCAAGGTCGGGCAGACGCCGTACGATCTGGCCGACGCGGTCGGTGACCAGCAGCTTGAAAGGGTCGATGTGGGCCAGCGGTTTCGGCCCCATGCCGTAACCGGCGATGTCGATGATCCGGTCTTTGGCGAGGAAGTGTCCCCGCATAGGCGGCTTGCCGTCCTCCTCGACGAAACGTCCGGCGGGAAAGACGACCGGCTGTGCGGGCGCCGACTGCAATTGCCGTTTGAACGCATGCAGCGAAGCGCCGCCGGCCAGCGCTGCTTCCGCCTCGACGATGGCCAGGTCGAGTTTCACGACACCCTGAGCGGTCGAGGGCGCCGAGGCTGCAGGTTGTCCGGCCTGGTATTCGTCGACGACCAGATGGGCATTGGCGCCGCCGAAACCGAAACTGGAAATGCCTACGCGCAGCGGGCCGTCCTGGGCGGAGAGCGGTGCCAGGGCCGGGCCGGCCAGTTGCAGGCAGGTGTCCGCCACCTTCGGGTTGAGCGGGTAGTTCACCTGCGGTGGCAGGCAGCGGTGTTGCAGCATCAGCAGTGCCTTGGCCAGCGAGGCGCCTCCGGCGGCGGAAAGCGGGTGGCCGATGGTGCTCTTGATCGAGCCGACGGGGACTTTGTCCGATGCGGGTCGATGCGCTGTGAAGAAGCGGTCCAGGGAGCCCAGCTCGGTCGCGTCGCCCAGTGGTGTGCCGGTGCCATGGGTTTCCACATAGCCGACGGTGGCCGGGTCGAGGTCGGCGTAGGCACGCTGGTAGGCGGTGTACTGGGCCTGGCGACCGGGCGCGAACACCGAGCCTTCGTTGCCGTCGGCCGACATGCCGACCGCGCGCAGGACGCCCAGTGGCTGGCGCTCGGCCTGCAAGGCGAGGGCAAGGGGCTCGACCAGAAAGGCCGCTGCGCATTCGCCGGGCACGATGCCGTCGGCGTCCTGGCCGAAGGCTTGCAGGCGTGCGCGAGGGGAGAACGCCGTCAACTGCGAGAAGCCGAGAAAAAGTGCCGGGGGCATCAAGGCGTTCAGTGCAATGACCACCACCTGGTCGGCCTGGCCGCTGTTGACCAGTGCGCAGGCCATGTCCACGGCGTAGGGAAACGAGCTGCAGGCGGTGTCCACCGACAGGGCCGGCCCGCCCAGGCCGGTGCGACGGGCCAGTTCGACGATCTGTTCGCCTGGCGTATAGCCCTGCCTGGTGTCTGCCGGGCTGTTCTGGCTGGCGATGAAATAGCTTTCATCGCTCCAGGAGGTGGCGACGACCAGCGCCGTGCGCTGGAGGTCGGGTGACTGGCCCTGGCTGGCGAGCTTCGCGAGCAGGTCGTCGATGACCTTGTGGCCGATCTGCAACTGCCGGCCCTCCAGCAGCGACGGAGTGTCCTCGGTGTCTTCCAGGCAATAGGCCTCATGCAGGTAGACACGGTCCTTTTCGCCAGGCTTGTCCGAGTGGATACGTTCCCGCGTCAGGCCCCAGCGCGGCAGCATCGAGCGGCTCTGCGCCGTTTCGCCCGTGGCCAGCAGTTGCCACAGCGCCTCGGTGGAGGTTGCGCCGGGGAACGTTCCGGCCATGGCGCTGAAGCAGAATTCGGTGGCGTTCTTGACTGCCTTGTCCATAACCCTTTCCTTTGGTTGTGGCGCGCCTGGTCAGGCGCGCGTCTTCATGCCGTCGAGGGAGACTGTCAGCCCATTCGGGCCAGGAGTGCGGCAGCCTCTCGGGGACTGCGGCGCGACATCAGCGCCTCGCCTGCGAACGCGCTGCTCGCGCAGTGCTGTGCCAGGTTGTTGCACAACGACTCGCGGGCGAAGCCGTCGAGCCCCAGCTCGGAGAAAGGGGTTTCGATATCCAGCGGTTTGCCACCTTCGCCGAGCAGCGGAGCCAGGGCGTCGAGTAACCTGCCGTCGAGGTCTTGCCGTTCGTTCTGGACGGCTACGGCGATCGGTGTGGTCGCGGCGATGGACGGGGAGTCGGCGAGTACCTGGCGCAGCAGGTCGATGGTTGCCTGCGGGGTCTGCGGGC is part of the Pseudomonas sp. ABC1 genome and encodes:
- the groL gene encoding chaperonin GroEL (60 kDa chaperone family; promotes refolding of misfolded polypeptides especially under stressful conditions; forms two stacked rings of heptamers to form a barrel-shaped 14mer; ends can be capped by GroES; misfolded proteins enter the barrel where they are refolded when GroES binds), translated to MAAKEVKFGDSARKKLLVGVNVLADAVKATLGPKGRNVVLERSFGAPLITKDGVSVAKEIELKDKFENIGAQLVKDVASKANDAAGDGTTTATVLAQAIVTEGLKSVAAGLNPMDLKRGIDKATAAVVAELKNLAKPCTDTKAIAQVGTISANSDDSIGNIIAEAMEKVGKEGVITVEEGSGLENELSVVEGMQFDRGYLSPYFINKPDTMVAELEGPLLLLVDKKISNIRELLPVLEAVAKSGRPLLIVAEDVEGEALATLVVNNMRGIVKVAAVKAPGFGDRRKAMLQDIAILTGGTVISEEVGLSLETTTLEHLGNAKRVVLNKENTTIIDGAGQQADIEARVAQIRKQVEETTSDYDKEKLQERLAKLAGGVAVIKVGAATEVEMKEKKARVEDALHATRAAVEEGVVPGGGVALVRALDAIKDLKGINEEQNAGINILRRAVEAPLRQIVSNAGDEASVVLDKVKAGSGNYGYNAATGEYGDLIEFGIIDPAKVTRSALQAAASIAGLLITTEAIVAELPEDKAAAPAMPDMGGMGGMGGF
- the pyk gene encoding pyruvate kinase; this encodes MISRRTKIVATLGPSSSSPEVLEKMILAGLDVARLNFSHGTPDEHRARATLVREIAARHGRFVALLGDLQGPKIRIAKFKDKRIELKEGDTFRFSVTHPRDAGTQEVVGIDYPDLVKDCQVGDELLLDDGRVVMRVDSTSADELHCMVLIGGPLSDNKGINRRGGGLTAPALTAKDKADIKLAAALELDYLAVSFPRDAADMELARRLRDEAGSSAWLIAKIERAEAVADDESLDALIRASDGVMVARGDLGVEIGDAELVGIQKKIILHSRRHNKVVITATQMMESMIHSPMPTRAEVSDVANAVLDYTDAVMLSAESAAGDYPVEAIAAMARVCVGAEKHPTSTRSSHRLGQSFSRCDESTALAAMYTANHFPGVKAIISLTESGYTPLILSRIRSSVPIFAFTPYRESQARVALFRGVQTVPFEAAALPADKVSQTAVDELLKRGVVEPGDWVILTKGDSYHGTGGTNTMKILRVGDSLS
- a CDS encoding tol-pal system YbgF family protein encodes the protein MRLLIILCAALLVAGCGRSALDRSLDSAYVFYEQGDCGQATLELSRAERLSRSRGYLQPEISLLRGQCLERQGLFVDAVETYQFIVTRYTASEYAYRARARLETLHQLGHHTGGK
- a CDS encoding ATP-binding protein; the encoded protein is MRVIRGWLYRPSDTVARWIALTTLAAMLTALAFNAVFSQLAGVWAQPSLTEIGLMEQVASVTRIIDAASPAQRAQIARAASDQTYTAEWLRHHADAGVPQLEDADFKVGSERLRQRLPNAGARIEAYQPSDWPAQQPGKRYALLIELQDGSWVMFSAPTRYWGLDELPRNLVVIALVMLSTLIVALVATRHLASPLERLAQGVRRFGTDFKAPPIEVTGPREIRQTIVAFNAMQAQLQHFINDRTQMLAAISHDLRTPLTRMRLRGEFIEDAEQQAKLFRDVDEMQAMVNSALDFFRDEARLEPVTAFDLAALLQTIVDDYRDTGTEVRLSGPEHLVYRGRPIGIKRMLVNLLDNAIKYGSEPGIQLKTQAKRLEIRVLDRGPGIAPELHEAVFKPFFRLEGSRNKHTGGVGLGLSAARAMALEHGGTLTLTNRERGGLEARVTLPVT
- a CDS encoding response regulator, with amino-acid sequence MTHLLLVDDDLEVLDLLKKFLERHGYHVAVATDGHGVWQAMQKQLPDLVILDVMLPGESGLVLCQRLRSEHSIAVIMLTAMGELSDRIVGLELGADDYLTKPFDARELLARVRAVLRRTGEVKDVRSDKPRPTLEFADWQLDVTRRELRSPDKVMIPLSAGEFELLLVLAEHPRRVLTRQQLLDMTRGEAHDAFDRSIDVQVSRLRRKLERDPGAQPMIRTVRNSGYLFTPQVLVKR
- a CDS encoding VacJ family lipoprotein, yielding MPSSSPVLRTLAIAAFAVFASGCATQPPSVATDACPVRPVTEHDPAESLNRGVFAFNRTLDRYLLAPVARGYRHLPLFVQHGVHNFVANFGEPKVFINDLLQGNAQRSARTVGRFALNTTVGIVGLVDVSGRMGIERHQADFGQTFGVWNIADGPVVELPLLGTGNLRDASGRVLGLAISPFGDNSDTLDALATFNTVGGVIDGRAEALPLTRELEQAPDYYAALRDTVAEQRADFVREGKAGVPVDCSDAAALDD
- a CDS encoding outer membrane protein, which produces MAPMALAGESGLYASVLGGANWVTAQDLRQNGLDFVEMNFEQPLESGYAVGLALGWRSTSGLRPELELSYRKNSLDRFENRVYEGGGKIDGKGTEAGSSLMANLWYDLPMPAALNMIRPYIGGGLGYTRLTLKNLSAGGVGFGATHRDDVQTWQLGAGAAMPVSDNWALSMDYRYLRTRQAHFGNIPGLPEGDVRTEYRAHSLMFGVQYAF
- a CDS encoding SRPBCC family protein, with product MTDVTVETRVQAPAAEIWKIWSDFPGSPQWDRDVRECVLDGPFQAGSRGRCTLTNGLNMPLVLEQVVPMESYRNSARLLWIDLVFTHDLRPISDRETLVIHGASLSGPLSFLYRGLLRRVLGTAMGQALDNLRALAERRAAAPQPQTSATPIHL